Within Bdellovibrio bacteriovorus HD100, the genomic segment TGATCCTTTGGCATCTGGATGAGCATCAACAAACAGTTCTACGCGACGGCGCAGGTTGCGATGAAAAAGCTTTTCCTGAGGCGAGCATCCTGCCGGTGTCATGCTGAAGATGATCCTTGCGATGCGACTGCGAGAGGCATCCTGAACCGTTTCAACGGCCATCGGGCACACCACGGTTTCAGATTCAGACTTGATGGTGATTGTGGCGTGGTCCAGGTCCTCGATATTAATTCCTGCAGAAAGGTTTTTAGCTTGCAGCCACTCGTCCTGCAGCTGACAGGAATACATCAGTTTTTTGCTCTGAGCTTCAGCGGTAAAAATGAATCCGAAAACGAACGTGGCCATCAGAATGGAGCGGATCATTTGGTGCCTCCTTGAGGGCGGCAATAGCGCATGGTGTGGCTGGAACAGTGCAGATTTCCATTCATGGAATGGGCAAAATGCGTGTCGATATAGTCAGTTTTAAGACCGAGACCTTTGATCGACGAATCGATCTCCGCTTTAAATGCCGGGTTTACAGGTTCCGGCAAAATGAAGGTGTCTTCCACAATATCCCCATTGGTGGGGTTGGGGAAAATAGAGTCCGCGGATCCATTCACATATTTCGGCGTATTGCTGTCATAGTCCATCTCCCCAATGAAAAGATCGGGAAGCTCCACGGTTTTGGGGCTGCATTGCGGATAGGATTTTTTAACCTTTGCCAGCAGTTCTTTTTTGAATTTCTGAGTCGCTTCTTCAATGGAAGCATTGAATTCTTTAAATTCAAAATCCTCTTCGATCAGGTCGGCCAGGTCCTTGTTGGTCATATTATAGCAGTCCATGGCATCCTGGATGCTGGAAGAACTCTTGATCATCCCGGATTGGCGCATCAGCGCACGGCGACGGTTTAGGCGAGCGTATTTTTCTTCACGGCGGCTGCGCTCCAGGGCAGGATCGTCTATGCCACCTTCAGAAATTCTTTCCAGATATTCCTGCATACGACGGGATTCAGCATCTTTTAGTGGTTGAACCGTGGCACCAGCAGAAACGGGTGGCAGAATGATTTCAAACAAGAACTGACTGACTCCGCGGGAACGTTTTTCGCGGGATTTTTCCGGATTGCCACCATTGTTTTTCAGGGCTTTGCTGTAAGAAAATTCCTGACAAATATAGGTGTACGGGGTCTGACTCATTCGCGCCAGGGCTTCATCCGGAGTCAGGTGCGAAAAATCAAAGGCTCGGCCTTGCGGGTTTTTCTTAAGCAGGTCCAGTCCCTTTTTGGGGCTGGCAAAGGCCAGACTGAAATCGCAAGGGGCTTTTTGTGTTGGATCTTTCAGGGTTTTGAAGAACTCATCAGTGTGCCCGACACTTAAAAAATCAGACGGAGTCAGTACGGCCATGGCGGGGTTTTCGCAAGTGACTTTGGCGTATCTGTCCCATTCGTCACCCTCGAAGTGATCAGATCCAATCAGGCAAAGTCCATTGACGGCTTCGATATTGCCGCCACTGTGCCCGGATTTGTACGGGTTGTTGGTCAGCTTTTGCCCCTCCTGAAAAGAGCAATCCTTGCTGGATTGTTTTATCAAGTCAGCAAAGGCGTTGCCGTGGCGGCCATAGCCTTGGACTTCGCGCAAGACGGGCTTTCCGGTCTTGGCATCAAAGAAGCTTTCAAAGTAATCCTGCTGCCAGTTCCAGCGACTGTTGGTTTTCACGCGGCTCAGGCCGGAAATCCATTGCTGGGCGGTGGCCTGATTCGGAGCCTGTTTTTTGATCTCCCGCACGACTTCATCCCAGGTTTCATCAGTCACGGCCAGAAAGAATTGCGGTGGCTTTTGAGATTGGGCTTTTAAAACTTTGGTGACGTATTCTTTGACGTAGCGGGGGCCACCCATATCGTCAGACACGGTGGCGGCCATTATCGGAAAATTTTCAGAAAGCAGTTTGCTGCCGCCAGCAGGACACAGTGGAACATCGGCGGCCATCGGGTTGTGCTGGGAGCAGGAATTTGCAGAAGCCTCAGTCAGAAAGAAACTCAGGAGGATCTGCAGGAAAATGGTCATGATTATGCCGCCTGCAGACCTTTTGTGAATTCACCGGAAAGCTTTTCAGCCAGAGTCAAAGAGACCTTGTTGTAAGCCGCTTTTTCTGCAAAGCCCATCAGCATGCCCACCAGTTTCTCATTGATAATGATGGGAGTGACAGTCACGTGATCGGGGATGCGACCCTGATTCCAGCCATCAAAGAACTTCTCGTTGATCGCATTCAGGGAGATATAGCCGTGATACGGTTTTTGAGTTGTCGCCACGATATTGAAAATACTTGGAGTTTGCAGTGGGAAGCGCATGGAAGTGTCCTTCATGCCCTGGAAATTTTCATCCCAGGCAAAGGCGGTCATCTGCGTTTCCTGTTCGTCCAAAGTCAGGATCATGGACTTTTCAAAGTGCACTTTCATCTGGCTTAAGATCGTTTTGATTTTTTCATTCAGCAAAGCGGCATTTTTCTTTTTGATTTTTTCCAAAGCAAAATGACCACTGGCCACCGGATTGATGGTTGGCTTGGCCACACCCGCCGGACGTGGAGTGATTGCAATGGGTTTGTTGCTGAAGCTGTCCTCAAATGGCGGTGGCATTTCAGCTTTAGGCGGAGGCGGTGGAGGCGTTGCGCGTTTTGGCGCAGAGCTTTCCACGGCGGTCGCCGCAACGACTGGCGCTGATTCCGTCGGTACTGTCGCAGCAGGCGCCGGCGTTAGCGGAGTCAGCGGAGACAGAGGAGAGATCACAGTTTTAAGCTCAGTCTCGGGAGTTTCAGAGGAAACGGCCACCGGCTCAAGAACCGGAGCAACTTGCGCAGGTGCTTCCGCGGATGGACTCAAAGCCTCAAGACGAATCACGGTCGGACCGTCAAACAGGCCATCGAGTTTTTCGCCACCAGTTTCGCCCAATTGAAGCTCATCCTCACTTAGAGGCTGGAATTCCGGAGCTGCTTTGGAGTCGGTTTTTACGCCCAGATCCTCGAAAGAGAAGCTGTCGGAAGCTTGTTTGGTCGTGGTAACAACGGAAAGATCGATACCCTCTGGGGCTTCTTCGGCCACCGGGGTTGCCGCAGGGGCTTGGTGTCTTTCCGGGTGCAGCAGGTTCCAGGTGGCTTCCAGATTTTCATAGGTCGCCAGAACCAGAATACTGGAAGGCATGGAAGGAAAATCCTGCGGCGGCTGAAGACATGCTACGATGAGGGATCCATCCCACTCCGCCACAGGCAGACACTCCGCAGACCACGGATAATGGGTCG encodes:
- a CDS encoding protein-arginine deiminase family protein gives rise to the protein MTIFLQILLSFFLTEASANSCSQHNPMAADVPLCPAGGSKLLSENFPIMAATVSDDMGGPRYVKEYVTKVLKAQSQKPPQFFLAVTDETWDEVVREIKKQAPNQATAQQWISGLSRVKTNSRWNWQQDYFESFFDAKTGKPVLREVQGYGRHGNAFADLIKQSSKDCSFQEGQKLTNNPYKSGHSGGNIEAVNGLCLIGSDHFEGDEWDRYAKVTCENPAMAVLTPSDFLSVGHTDEFFKTLKDPTQKAPCDFSLAFASPKKGLDLLKKNPQGRAFDFSHLTPDEALARMSQTPYTYICQEFSYSKALKNNGGNPEKSREKRSRGVSQFLFEIILPPVSAGATVQPLKDAESRRMQEYLERISEGGIDDPALERSRREEKYARLNRRRALMRQSGMIKSSSSIQDAMDCYNMTNKDLADLIEEDFEFKEFNASIEEATQKFKKELLAKVKKSYPQCSPKTVELPDLFIGEMDYDSNTPKYVNGSADSIFPNPTNGDIVEDTFILPEPVNPAFKAEIDSSIKGLGLKTDYIDTHFAHSMNGNLHCSSHTMRYCRPQGGTK